From one Coregonus clupeaformis isolate EN_2021a unplaced genomic scaffold, ASM2061545v1 scaf1902, whole genome shotgun sequence genomic stretch:
- the LOC123487928 gene encoding NACHT, LRR and PYD domains-containing protein 1 homolog isoform X1, with translation MQYGQGGPLLDITMELGELEEVHLPHFVCLGTNPSLRNEMKILHVEEHGVSVEEVHEVTRFHAKILHPKFSAISVILSYIFSWNIDVHCELMLYMTVKKETLIPRLYLFPSNPSQIQAVEQQEKSQGSSRVLISRPEQAFKLNSYFRLNIPCSTYINPQKIHLIHRDSTPSFFKAVVKMTGVDIEMELFGDDERIAWKEVVSQDEYITATHSTTLTVPDIPAEEFLKKHWAKLIQRTKNSMPIADDLWSKNMIGEEEHSRITAETTEQDRMRKLLKAVIPKGPEVTGACLKALVEHENHLVKDLSESRT, from the exons ATGCAGTACGGACAAGGTGGTCCATTGCTGGACATCACTATGGAGTTAGGTGAACTGGAGGAAGTTCATCTGCCACACTTTGTCTGTTTAG GGACCAACCCTTCCCTGAGGAATGAGATGAAGATTCTTCATGTAGAGGAACATGGAGTGTCTGTTGAGGAAGTGCATGAGGTCACCAGATTCCATGCTAAGATTCTCCATCCCAAGTTCTCAGCTATCTCTGTTATACTGAGCTATATCTTTTCGTGGAACATAGATGTCCACTGTGAGCTGATGCTCTATATGACAGTGAAAAAGGAAACACTAATTCCACGCCTATACCTGTTCCCCAGTAACCCCAGCCAAATACAG GCTGTGGAACAACAGGAAAAGTCTCAAGGGTCTTCAAGGGTTCTCATCTCAAGACCAGAGCAGGCCTTCAAACTGAATAGTTACTTCAGACTGAACATTCCCTGTTCTACCTACATCAATCCACAG aagATTCATCTCATACATAGAGACTCCACACCAAGCTTTTTCAAGGCGGTTGTGAAAATGACAGGGGTTGACATTGAGATGGAGTTATTCGGTGATGATGAGAGGATTGCATGGAAAGAAGTGGTATCACAAG ATGAATACATCACTGCCACCCATTCAACAA CATTAACAGTCCCTGACATTCCTGCTGAGGAGTTTCTGAAGAAACACTGGGCTAAACTAATTCAGCGAACCAAAAACTCAATGCCAATAGCAGATGATCTGTGGTCAAAGAACATGATTGGTGAAGAAGAGCACTCCAgaataacagctgaaacaactgAACAGGACCGAATGAGAAAACTACTGAAAGCAGTCATCCCCAAAGGACCAGAAGTGACGGGAGCTTGTCTCAAAGCTCTCGTTGAACATGAAAACCATCTTGTTAAGGACTTGAGTGAATCTAG aacctaa
- the LOC123487928 gene encoding NACHT, LRR and PYD domains-containing protein 1 homolog isoform X2, with product MQYGQGGPLLDITMELGELEEVHLPHFVCLGTNPSLRNEMKILHVEEHGVSVEEVHEVTRFHAKILHPKFSAISVILSYIFSWNIDVHCELMLYMTVKKETLIPRLYLFPSNPSQIQAVEQQEKSQGSSRVLISRPEQAFKLNSYFRLNIPCSTYINPQIHLIHRDSTPSFFKAVVKMTGVDIEMELFGDDERIAWKEVVSQDEYITATHSTTLTVPDIPAEEFLKKHWAKLIQRTKNSMPIADDLWSKNMIGEEEHSRITAETTEQDRMRKLLKAVIPKGPEVTGACLKALVEHENHLVKDLSESRT from the exons ATGCAGTACGGACAAGGTGGTCCATTGCTGGACATCACTATGGAGTTAGGTGAACTGGAGGAAGTTCATCTGCCACACTTTGTCTGTTTAG GGACCAACCCTTCCCTGAGGAATGAGATGAAGATTCTTCATGTAGAGGAACATGGAGTGTCTGTTGAGGAAGTGCATGAGGTCACCAGATTCCATGCTAAGATTCTCCATCCCAAGTTCTCAGCTATCTCTGTTATACTGAGCTATATCTTTTCGTGGAACATAGATGTCCACTGTGAGCTGATGCTCTATATGACAGTGAAAAAGGAAACACTAATTCCACGCCTATACCTGTTCCCCAGTAACCCCAGCCAAATACAG GCTGTGGAACAACAGGAAAAGTCTCAAGGGTCTTCAAGGGTTCTCATCTCAAGACCAGAGCAGGCCTTCAAACTGAATAGTTACTTCAGACTGAACATTCCCTGTTCTACCTACATCAATCCACAG ATTCATCTCATACATAGAGACTCCACACCAAGCTTTTTCAAGGCGGTTGTGAAAATGACAGGGGTTGACATTGAGATGGAGTTATTCGGTGATGATGAGAGGATTGCATGGAAAGAAGTGGTATCACAAG ATGAATACATCACTGCCACCCATTCAACAA CATTAACAGTCCCTGACATTCCTGCTGAGGAGTTTCTGAAGAAACACTGGGCTAAACTAATTCAGCGAACCAAAAACTCAATGCCAATAGCAGATGATCTGTGGTCAAAGAACATGATTGGTGAAGAAGAGCACTCCAgaataacagctgaaacaactgAACAGGACCGAATGAGAAAACTACTGAAAGCAGTCATCCCCAAAGGACCAGAAGTGACGGGAGCTTGTCTCAAAGCTCTCGTTGAACATGAAAACCATCTTGTTAAGGACTTGAGTGAATCTAG aacctaa